TGAGAGATGTGTCAACTTGGTTGTTCGCGGTGCCCTTCATGCTAGTCGTAGCCTTCTACTACAAAAAGAACATGCACATCTCCGCCGAAGACCTAGCCCACACCTTCGGCTTGACAGATACCCAGCGGGCCGCGATCAACCTAGCCCATAATCTAATCCTGCTGTCGCTGGCAGGCTTTCTCTTCTGGCCTTCAGTGCAGGCCGTAACGAGATCAATCAATATGCACGAGCTTTCCATTATGACCACGTGGCGCCCCGTGCTCTGGCCTTTTCGCGCCGTTATACCCATAACGCTGCTGCTACTAGGCTTGCAGGGCCTACGCGGGATAATTGAGTCGCTCTCGGCCCTGCTCCAAGGAGAAAAAGCATGAACCCATCTTTACTTACAGCTGTGATGTTCTTCGCCCTGCTCATCGGTATTGGGTCGGGCATGCCCGTGGCTTCCGTACTGGCCGGGCTTGGCCTTTTTACCGGGCTTGGAGTATGGGGCATGCGTTCTATTCCTATTCTGTTATCAGCTATCTTCGGCGTTATGAACAGCGATGTGCTAATCGCCCTGCCGCTCTTTGTTTTCATGGGGTGCATGATGGAGGCCTCAGGGGTGGCCGACAAGCTATTTATGAACTTGCGCATCTTACTTGGCTCCATGCGCGGAGGGCTAGGCATTGTGGCCATTGTACTTGCCACCGTATTAGCGGCGACCACCGGCATTATCGGCGCCTCCATCGTCATGATGGCCGCCCTAGCGCTACCCAGCATGCTTAAGGCTGGGTACAACAAGCCGCTGGCGGCGGGCATTATCTGCGCGGGCGGTAGCCTAGGCATACTAATTCCGCCCAGCAATATGCTTATAATTTATGGGCTGTCGGCCGGAGTCTCTATCGTCTCGCTTTTTGCCGCTGCAGTCGTGCCCGGGTTGCTGCTATCCTTTTTCTACATTGTTTATGTCGCCGTCCGGTGTTATCGTAACCCAGAACTGGGGCCATCGTTGCCACTTGAAGAGAGGCGCGCAATCAAATGGGGTCCTTTTCTTTTGGATTTACTGACTTCCCTGCTGCCGCCTTTGTTTCTCATCGTGGCGGTACTTGGGACGATCTTTCGTGGCGTAGCCGCCCCAGTCGAAGCTGCAGCGGCAGGCGCCTTTGGTGCCACGCTACTGACCGTTTTTGGGCGCAAACTAACTTTTGACATCATGAAGAAGGCCGCCAAGCACACACTCGAAATTTCGTCCAGTATTCTGTGGCTAGTTGTGGGCGCTAGTATGTTTACCGCTATCTTTCTCACGCTTGGCGGTGGAAATGTAGTAAGAGATCTGATGCTCAGCATTTCTGGCGGTAGCCCTGCCGTAGTGATTGCCATCATGATGCTCATTCTGTTTGTGCTGGGCAAGCTCATTTGCTGGGTCGGCATCTTGCTTATCGCTGTCCCCATCTTTACGCCCATTGCCGCCTCGCTAGGCTTTGACCCGCTCTGGTTCGCCCTGCTCGTGTGCGTCAACTTGCAGATGTCGCTCTTAACCCCGCCTTTTGCCTATTCCATATTCTATCTCAAACAGGCAGCCCCGCCGGAGGTCACCCTAGGCGATATGTATCGCGGTGTTTGGCCCTTTATCGCCTTGCAGGCCTTGGGGCTACTCCTAATTATAATCTTCCCCGACCTAGTGTTGTGGCTGCCTCGTCTACTCTTTCAGCGCTGACGACGCCTCTGTTGTCGGAACAAACCAAGGAATGGAGGTTGTAAATTGAAAAAAGGTCTTTCTCTTCTCTCGATCGTACTCATCCTGGTGGCCTTCGTGCTGGGCTTCGCCCTGCGCCCGCTGGTGGCGCCTACCGCAGCGGGGCCAGAGGGTGCTGCAGGAGAAACCTTCCAGTGGACTCTGCAGATGCATGGTACCTCAGCTCACCCTGTGTTCCCCCTCTACCAGCAGTGGGCCGCCGACATTAAAGAAATGTCGGGTGGGCGCCTGCAAATCACCATCCATCCCGTGGGGACAGTAGTACCGCTGCTGGAATCCTTAGGGGCTGTCACTCAAGGCACTCTTGATGGGGCCATAATGTGGGGGCCGTTCTGGCGCGGGCAAGACCCGGTGCTGCCCCTCTCCTGTGGCCAAACCGCGGGGCTTACATCCGCCGAGATGCAGACTTGGCTGCACAACTACGGGGGACTAGAGCTGATTCAGGAGGCCTACGGGCGCCACAATATCCACTGGTTGCCTGCCATTCCTATTCCATCAGAGATTTTTCTTTGGGCACATCGGCCCGTGCGCACTGTCGCCGACCTGCGCGGACTCAAACTCAGGGCAGCAGGCTACTCCTTAGACGTCTTTACCGCCCTTGGTGCAGCGGCCACTTTCATGCCGGGCGGCGAGACTCCCCCTGCCCTCATGAAGAAAACCATTGATGCGGGCGAATTTGGCTCCCTCGTACAAGACATGGCCATGGGCTTCCACGAGGCTGCCAGGTATGCCATGGTTGGCCCTCGCGCGCCGGTAATTAACGATGATCTTTTGATTAATGCCGACCGCTGGAAAGAACTTCCTCCGGACCTGCAAAACATAGTTAAAACCTCAACTCTGCGCCATGCTTCGACGGGATACGGACACTTGCTTCGCCTAGACCAAGAAGCAATGCAAAGGGCTAATCAGCATGGTACGGTCTTCGTAAGCGTTAGCGACGAGCTGGCACTAGCATTTCGCAGCACTCTCGATGGCATCCTAGATGGAGAAGCAGCTGGAAATGCAAACCTAGCGAAGATATGGCAGGCACAACTTGCCTTCCGCACTGACTTCCGCACGTTCAAAGGCACCCTATTCGCTTGGGAATAGCTCTGCTATTCGCTTGGGAATAGCTCTGCTATTCGCTTGGGAATAGCTCTGCTATTCGCTTGGGAATAGCTCTGCTATTCGCTTGGGAATAGCTCTGCTAGAACCACAGATTGACGCACACCGGTCCCCCCGCTATAATTAGCTTGTGCCGATGTAGCTCAGTGGTAGAGCAGCTGATTCGTAATCAGCAGGCCAGGGGTTCAAATCCCCTCATCGGCTCCAGTGTTATCAAGGCTCTTGGGGTTTTCCCAAGAGCTCTTTTGTTCGGAAGGTGCCCAAAAGGTGCCGAAAGGTGCCGAGCCAACAAAAGAGCACCTTACGGTGCTCGGTGAGTAGTAGCGATGTGATCAAGTTTGGTGGCGATCTCCCGCTTTTTCTGCGGTAACACATGACTGTAGATTTGGGTTGTGCGGATGTCGGCATGACCCAGCCGCTCGGAGACTTCCGGCAGGGTTACGCCCTGCTCCAATAGTAA
This genomic stretch from Bacillota bacterium harbors:
- a CDS encoding TRAP transporter small permease subunit; the protein is MERKIPSFRALDALQEGIETVALWLIYPLIAVMVAEIIARYAFANPLPWVRDVSTWLFAVPFMLVVAFYYKKNMHISAEDLAHTFGLTDTQRAAINLAHNLILLSLAGFLFWPSVQAVTRSINMHELSIMTTWRPVLWPFRAVIPITLLLLGLQGLRGIIESLSALLQGEKA
- a CDS encoding TRAP transporter large permease subunit produces the protein MNPSLLTAVMFFALLIGIGSGMPVASVLAGLGLFTGLGVWGMRSIPILLSAIFGVMNSDVLIALPLFVFMGCMMEASGVADKLFMNLRILLGSMRGGLGIVAIVLATVLAATTGIIGASIVMMAALALPSMLKAGYNKPLAAGIICAGGSLGILIPPSNMLIIYGLSAGVSIVSLFAAAVVPGLLLSFFYIVYVAVRCYRNPELGPSLPLEERRAIKWGPFLLDLLTSLLPPLFLIVAVLGTIFRGVAAPVEAAAAGAFGATLLTVFGRKLTFDIMKKAAKHTLEISSSILWLVVGASMFTAIFLTLGGGNVVRDLMLSISGGSPAVVIAIMMLILFVLGKLICWVGILLIAVPIFTPIAASLGFDPLWFALLVCVNLQMSLLTPPFAYSIFYLKQAAPPEVTLGDMYRGVWPFIALQALGLLLIIIFPDLVLWLPRLLFQR
- the dctP gene encoding TRAP transporter substrate-binding protein DctP encodes the protein MKKGLSLLSIVLILVAFVLGFALRPLVAPTAAGPEGAAGETFQWTLQMHGTSAHPVFPLYQQWAADIKEMSGGRLQITIHPVGTVVPLLESLGAVTQGTLDGAIMWGPFWRGQDPVLPLSCGQTAGLTSAEMQTWLHNYGGLELIQEAYGRHNIHWLPAIPIPSEIFLWAHRPVRTVADLRGLKLRAAGYSLDVFTALGAAATFMPGGETPPALMKKTIDAGEFGSLVQDMAMGFHEAARYAMVGPRAPVINDDLLINADRWKELPPDLQNIVKTSTLRHASTGYGHLLRLDQEAMQRANQHGTVFVSVSDELALAFRSTLDGILDGEAAGNANLAKIWQAQLAFRTDFRTFKGTLFAWE
- a CDS encoding tyrosine-type recombinase/integrase, with protein sequence MSSDFDESLDPMHPDTITGWFPAFLKRIGLPIVRFHDLRHTHATLLLEQGVTLPEVSERLGHADIRTTQIYSHVLPQKKREIATKLDHIATTHRAP